TCTCGACAGATACGCGACGGAACGTGCCGACCTCGAGCCCGACGCTGGCGAGGTCGAGACTGCGGAACTGGTCGTCAGCGACGACGTGCTCGTCAAACTGTTCGCTCTCGGGCCGGGTGCCGAACTCGAGCCACACGACCACCCCGAGAGTACGAACGTGTTCCAGGTTCTCGAGGGAACCGTGACCGTCGTGCAAGACGACGAACGTGAGGACGTCGACGCGCCTGGCGTCGTCTGCCACGAGCGTGGCGTCGCTCACGGTGCTCGAAACGAGACCGACGAGACCGTGATTTTCACTGCGAGTCTCTGTCCACTTCCGTCCTGACGACGGACCACGGTCTCGGGAGCGACTCCCGGTCCGATTTGGAATAGGTACGATAGGTACCTTGTGTGCATAACTCTCCTCGTCTATGCGACTGTTCTGCCTATTTCCGAGTTCACCGTGAGGAACGTCGTACCCATCACAATAGATCGGCCGTGTAAAATAGGCACCTAATGTCCAATAGGTGGGCGTTTTCGAGTGGGTACCTATTGGATCGTGAGGCAGGTCGAACCGACGAAGGGACTCCGAGTATCGTGGGAAATATCACTTGTCGACCTCGAGTTCGGTTGTCTCGGCTACTGAAGTACTCACTGTGGATTGGTTCGACGCACGCGTCGAACCGATCGGGTTGTCGCTGGCCACTTCCTCGAGGAGTGGCCGTCTGTCGGAACGAGCGATGGCCCTCCGTTCAGTGCAACGACGCCACGACAGGCGCTTTACCTATTGTACCTTTTATACTCGGCTTGCAAATTTTACAAAGTGTACCTATTCTCTAATTTCCGATCGAGGTTGCGACCTGCGTACTGTTCCGATGAGTTCTCCGAACGGAGGTCCCCGGAGTGACGAGCGATCGAGACGGCTCAGAGCTGAGTCTGCTACGTCACGAGGCATCCAGGTTCGCTCTGTGGCCAGGATAATAGGTGCCCAAGCCACCTATTATACATCT
Above is a genomic segment from Natribaculum luteum containing:
- a CDS encoding cupin domain-containing protein, producing the protein MALDRYATERADLEPDAGEVETAELVVSDDVLVKLFALGPGAELEPHDHPESTNVFQVLEGTVTVVQDDEREDVDAPGVVCHERGVAHGARNETDETVIFTASLCPLPS